Proteins encoded by one window of Polyodon spathula isolate WHYD16114869_AA chromosome 16, ASM1765450v1, whole genome shotgun sequence:
- the LOC121328872 gene encoding zinc finger protein 362-like isoform X2: MAESRFNNPYFWPPPPSMPSQLDNLVLINKIKEQLMAEKIRPPHLPATSVPSQQPLLVPPSPSEGGQHMMSIPKLQQVHGLHSHGPSQPDIALHARPASSTVSGLTLSSRCGGLNTSEAITPTTPTSSSQSRLGGASSPNLISGLASGPGLEPIKSGGLSGLLGAPPKPERGRKKIKAENSSGPLLVVPYPILASGNDQSSVTIAAKEGKTYRCKVCPLTFFTKSDMQMHSKSHTEAKPHKCPHCSKSFANASYLAQHLRIHLGVKPYHCSYCEKSFRQLSHLQQHTRIHTGDRPYKCAHPSCEKAFTQLSNLQSHQRQHNKDKPYKCPNCYRAYSDSASLQIHLSAHAIKNAKAYCCSMCGRAYTSETYLMKHMSKHTVVEHLVNHHSPPRTESPSIPIRISLI, encoded by the exons ATGGCAGAGTCTCGGTTTAATAACCCCTACTTCTGGCCTCCACCTCCCAGCATGCCCAGCCAG ctggatAACCTGGTGCTGATCAACAAAATCAAAGAGCAGCTGATGGCTGAGAAGATCCGGCCTCCGCACCTGCCCGCCACCTCTGTTCCTTCCCAGCAGCCATTGCTGGTGCCCCCGTCCCCCTCGGAAGGTGGGCAGCACATGATGTCCATCCCCAAGCTGCAGCAGGTCCACGGTCTCCACTCTCATGGGCCCTCGCAGCCGGACATCGCCCTGCACGCCCGGCCGGCCTCCAGTACTGTCTCAG GGCTGACCCTCTCCTCCCGCTGCGGCGGCCTGAACACCTCGGAGGCCATCACCCCGACCACGCCCACCTCCAGTAGCCAGAGCCGGCTGGGCGGGGCCTCCTCACCCAATCTCATCTCCGGATTGGCCAGCGGCCCGGGGCTGGAGCCAATCAAGAGCGGTGGCCTGTCGGGGCTGCTGGGAGCCCCTCCCAAGCCAGAGCGCGGCCGCAAGAAGATCAAAGCGGAGAACTCGTCCGGCCCCCTGCTTGTGGTGCCCTACCCCATCCTGGCCTCGGGAAACGACCAGTCCTCTGTCACCATCGCCGCCAAAGAGGGGAAAACGTACAG GTGTAAAGTGTGCCCGCTGACCTTCTTCACCAAGTCGGATATGCAGATGCACTCCAAGTCGCACACAGAGGCCAAACCCCACAAGTGCCCGCACTGCTCCAAGTCCTTTGCCAACGCCTCCTACCTGGCACAGCACCTGCGCATTCACCTGGGCGTCAAGCCCTACCACTGCTCTTACTGCGAGAAGTCCTTCCGCCAGCTCTCTCACCTGCAGCAGCACACAAG GATTCACACTGGAGACCGGCCATATAAATGCGCTCATCCCAGCTGTGAAAAAGCTTTCACTCAGCTTTCCAACCTGCAG TCTCATCAGAGACAACACAACAAAGACAAGCCGTACAAGTGTCCCAACTGCTACCGAGCTTACTCGGACTCTGCCTCGCTGCAGATCCACCTGTCTGCACACGCCATCAAGAATGCCAAGGCTTACTGCTGCAGCATGTGCGGCCGCGCCTACACCTCC GAGACCTACCTAATGAAGCACATGTCTAAACACACAGTGGTGGAGCACCTGGTCAACCATCACTCCCCCCCGAGGACGGAGTCGCCCAGCATTCCCATCCGCATCTCCCTCATTTAG
- the LOC121328872 gene encoding zinc finger protein 362-like isoform X1 has protein sequence MAESRFNNPYFWPPPPSMPSQLDNLVLINKIKEQLMAEKIRPPHLPATSVPSQQPLLVPPSPSEGGQHMMSIPKLQQVHGLHSHGPSQPDIALHARPASSTVSGLFLGDVNFNLDDKTSVKAKGLWEDWHLRQIIDQPTRMNHLSGLTLSSRCGGLNTSEAITPTTPTSSSQSRLGGASSPNLISGLASGPGLEPIKSGGLSGLLGAPPKPERGRKKIKAENSSGPLLVVPYPILASGNDQSSVTIAAKEGKTYRCKVCPLTFFTKSDMQMHSKSHTEAKPHKCPHCSKSFANASYLAQHLRIHLGVKPYHCSYCEKSFRQLSHLQQHTRIHTGDRPYKCAHPSCEKAFTQLSNLQSHQRQHNKDKPYKCPNCYRAYSDSASLQIHLSAHAIKNAKAYCCSMCGRAYTSETYLMKHMSKHTVVEHLVNHHSPPRTESPSIPIRISLI, from the exons ATGGCAGAGTCTCGGTTTAATAACCCCTACTTCTGGCCTCCACCTCCCAGCATGCCCAGCCAG ctggatAACCTGGTGCTGATCAACAAAATCAAAGAGCAGCTGATGGCTGAGAAGATCCGGCCTCCGCACCTGCCCGCCACCTCTGTTCCTTCCCAGCAGCCATTGCTGGTGCCCCCGTCCCCCTCGGAAGGTGGGCAGCACATGATGTCCATCCCCAAGCTGCAGCAGGTCCACGGTCTCCACTCTCATGGGCCCTCGCAGCCGGACATCGCCCTGCACGCCCGGCCGGCCTCCAGTACTGTCTCAG GCCTTTTTCTTGGTGATGTAAACTTTAATCTGGATGATAAGACATCTGTAAAAGCTAAAGGATTGTGGGAGGACTGGCATTTGCGTCAAATCATAGACCAACCTACTAGAATGAACCATCTATCAG GGCTGACCCTCTCCTCCCGCTGCGGCGGCCTGAACACCTCGGAGGCCATCACCCCGACCACGCCCACCTCCAGTAGCCAGAGCCGGCTGGGCGGGGCCTCCTCACCCAATCTCATCTCCGGATTGGCCAGCGGCCCGGGGCTGGAGCCAATCAAGAGCGGTGGCCTGTCGGGGCTGCTGGGAGCCCCTCCCAAGCCAGAGCGCGGCCGCAAGAAGATCAAAGCGGAGAACTCGTCCGGCCCCCTGCTTGTGGTGCCCTACCCCATCCTGGCCTCGGGAAACGACCAGTCCTCTGTCACCATCGCCGCCAAAGAGGGGAAAACGTACAG GTGTAAAGTGTGCCCGCTGACCTTCTTCACCAAGTCGGATATGCAGATGCACTCCAAGTCGCACACAGAGGCCAAACCCCACAAGTGCCCGCACTGCTCCAAGTCCTTTGCCAACGCCTCCTACCTGGCACAGCACCTGCGCATTCACCTGGGCGTCAAGCCCTACCACTGCTCTTACTGCGAGAAGTCCTTCCGCCAGCTCTCTCACCTGCAGCAGCACACAAG GATTCACACTGGAGACCGGCCATATAAATGCGCTCATCCCAGCTGTGAAAAAGCTTTCACTCAGCTTTCCAACCTGCAG TCTCATCAGAGACAACACAACAAAGACAAGCCGTACAAGTGTCCCAACTGCTACCGAGCTTACTCGGACTCTGCCTCGCTGCAGATCCACCTGTCTGCACACGCCATCAAGAATGCCAAGGCTTACTGCTGCAGCATGTGCGGCCGCGCCTACACCTCC GAGACCTACCTAATGAAGCACATGTCTAAACACACAGTGGTGGAGCACCTGGTCAACCATCACTCCCCCCCGAGGACGGAGTCGCCCAGCATTCCCATCCGCATCTCCCTCATTTAG